In a single window of the Streptomyces sp. NBC_00353 genome:
- a CDS encoding MFS transporter, whose product MPELTHRRRQLVLAICCMSLLIVSLDNTVLNVALPSMQRELHATVAGMQWTIDAYTLVLASLLMLAGSTADRIGRAKVFKIGLVLFTLGSVLCSVAPNLESLVAFRMVQAVGGSMLNPVAMSIITNTFTDPRERARAIGVWGGVVGISMAAGPVVGGLLVDSVGWRSIFWINLPVGLAALLLTWRYVPESRAPKPRRPDPVGQLLVIALLGSLTYAIIEAPSAGWASPQILGFAALAACALIGLLLYEPRRAEPLIDLRFFRSAPFSGATAIAVCAFAALSGFLFLNTLYLQNVRGLSALHAGLYMLPMAALTFVCAPLSGRLVGSRGPRLSLLVAGAAMTACGLMFAAFDAETQNVLLFTGYVLFGLGFGMVNAPITNTAVSGMPRSQAGVAAAVASTSRQIGGTLGVAVIGAVLAAGVAGSGSPRGAGYATAFVDASKPAWWIITGCGLAVLLVGALTSGRWARETAQRTAGRLEAPAGAETGSGAGYGGQTSVSAKA is encoded by the coding sequence ATGCCTGAGCTCACCCACCGCCGACGGCAGTTGGTTCTGGCGATCTGCTGCATGAGTCTGCTGATCGTCAGTCTCGACAACACCGTCCTCAATGTCGCTCTGCCCTCCATGCAGCGGGAGCTCCATGCGACCGTCGCCGGCATGCAGTGGACGATCGACGCCTACACGCTCGTCCTCGCCTCGCTGCTGATGCTGGCGGGCTCCACCGCCGACCGGATCGGACGGGCGAAGGTCTTCAAGATCGGGCTCGTGCTCTTCACCCTCGGCTCGGTGCTCTGCTCCGTCGCTCCGAACCTGGAGTCGCTGGTCGCGTTCCGGATGGTGCAGGCGGTCGGCGGCTCGATGCTCAACCCCGTCGCGATGTCGATCATCACCAACACCTTCACCGACCCGCGCGAGCGCGCCCGCGCCATCGGTGTGTGGGGCGGTGTCGTCGGCATCTCCATGGCGGCCGGACCGGTGGTCGGCGGCCTGCTGGTGGACTCGGTCGGCTGGCGGTCGATCTTCTGGATCAATCTGCCGGTCGGTCTCGCCGCGCTGCTGCTCACCTGGCGGTACGTCCCCGAGTCCCGCGCCCCGAAGCCGCGCCGCCCCGACCCCGTGGGACAGCTGCTGGTGATCGCACTGCTCGGTTCACTGACCTACGCGATCATCGAGGCGCCCTCGGCCGGCTGGGCCTCGCCGCAGATCCTGGGCTTCGCGGCGCTCGCCGCGTGCGCCCTGATCGGACTCCTGCTGTACGAGCCCAGGCGCGCCGAGCCCCTCATCGACCTGCGGTTCTTCCGCAGCGCCCCGTTCAGCGGCGCCACCGCCATCGCGGTCTGCGCCTTCGCCGCCCTGAGCGGCTTCCTCTTCCTGAACACGCTGTACCTGCAGAACGTGCGCGGTCTGAGCGCCCTGCACGCCGGTCTGTACATGCTTCCGATGGCCGCTCTCACCTTTGTCTGCGCCCCGCTGTCGGGGCGGCTCGTCGGCAGCCGGGGGCCCCGGCTCTCGCTGCTCGTGGCGGGTGCGGCCATGACGGCGTGCGGGCTGATGTTCGCGGCGTTCGACGCGGAGACGCAGAACGTGCTGCTGTTCACGGGCTATGTGCTGTTCGGTCTCGGCTTCGGCATGGTGAATGCGCCGATCACCAACACCGCCGTCTCCGGGATGCCGCGCTCTCAGGCGGGCGTGGCGGCGGCGGTCGCCTCGACCAGCCGGCAGATCGGCGGCACGCTGGGCGTCGCCGTGATCGGCGCGGTGCTGGCGGCGGGGGTGGCGGGTAGCGGTTCCCCGCGCGGCGCCGGGTATGCCACCGCCTTCGTGGACGCGAGCAAGCCCGCCTGGTGGATCATCACCGGATGCGGTCTGGCCGTCCTGCTGGTGGGGGCGCTGACCAGTGGGCGGTGGGCCCGCGAGACGGCGCAGCGCACGGCCGGACGGCTGGAGGCCCCGGCCGGGGCCGAGACCGGGTCCGGGGCCGGGTACG
- the dusB gene encoding tRNA dihydrouridine synthase DusB yields MTTLAPSLPLLRIGPHTVQPPVVLAPMAGITNAPFRTLCREFSGGKGLFVSEMITTRALVERNEKTMQLIHFDASETPRSIQLYGVDPVTVGKAVRMIVDENLADHIDLNFGCPVPKVTRKGGGSALPFKRPLLRAILNQAVSNAGDLPVTIKMRKGINDDHLTYLDAGRIAVEEGVTAVALHGRTAAQHYGGTADWDAIARLKEHVPEIPVLGNGDIWCADDARRMMRETGCDGVVVGRGCLGRPWLFGDLVSAFEGTQTRQAPTLREVATVMVRHATLLGEWIGDETRGVIDFRKHVAWYLKGFSVGSEMRKKLAVTSSLDELGAQLHELDLDQAWPDGADGPRGRTSGNNRVVLPDGWLKDPYDCSGVSAEAELDTSGG; encoded by the coding sequence ATGACCACGCTCGCCCCCTCGCTCCCGCTGCTCCGGATCGGCCCGCACACCGTGCAGCCGCCGGTGGTGCTCGCACCCATGGCCGGTATCACCAACGCGCCGTTCCGCACCCTGTGCCGGGAGTTCTCCGGCGGCAAGGGACTGTTCGTCAGCGAGATGATCACGACGCGGGCGCTGGTCGAGCGCAACGAGAAGACCATGCAGCTCATCCACTTCGACGCGAGCGAGACCCCGCGCTCGATCCAGCTGTACGGAGTGGACCCGGTCACGGTCGGCAAGGCCGTCCGCATGATCGTCGACGAGAACCTCGCCGACCACATCGACCTGAACTTCGGCTGCCCGGTCCCCAAGGTGACCCGCAAGGGCGGTGGCTCGGCGCTCCCGTTCAAGCGGCCCCTGCTGCGCGCGATCCTGAACCAGGCGGTCTCCAATGCGGGTGACCTGCCGGTCACCATCAAGATGCGCAAGGGCATCAACGACGACCACCTCACCTACCTCGACGCGGGCCGGATAGCGGTGGAGGAGGGCGTCACGGCCGTCGCGCTGCACGGCAGGACCGCCGCTCAGCACTACGGCGGTACCGCCGACTGGGACGCGATCGCCCGCCTCAAGGAGCACGTCCCGGAGATCCCCGTCCTCGGCAACGGCGACATCTGGTGCGCGGACGACGCCCGCCGGATGATGCGCGAGACCGGCTGCGACGGCGTGGTCGTGGGCCGTGGCTGCCTGGGGCGCCCGTGGCTCTTCGGCGACCTGGTGAGCGCCTTCGAGGGTACGCAGACGCGGCAGGCGCCGACGCTGCGGGAGGTCGCCACCGTCATGGTGCGGCACGCGACGCTGCTGGGGGAGTGGATCGGCGACGAGACCCGTGGCGTGATCGACTTCCGTAAGCACGTGGCCTGGTACCTCAAGGGCTTCTCGGTCGGCTCCGAGATGCGCAAGAAGCTCGCGGTCACCTCGTCGCTGGACGAGCTGGGTGCGCAGTTGCACGAGCTCGACCTGGACCAGGCGTGGCCGGACGGGGCCGACGGGCCGCGCGGGCGCACCTCGGGCAACAACCGTGTGGTGCTGCCGGACGGCTGGCTGAAGGACCCCTACGACTGCTCGGGCGTGAGCGCGGAGGCGGAGCTCGACACGTCGGGCGGCTGA
- the ppdK gene encoding pyruvate, phosphate dikinase, giving the protein MSENKDPHVSTPELQGQKFVYDFTEGNKDLKDLLGGKGANLAEMTNLGLPVPPGFTITTEACKVYLDSGEEPRALRDEVSAHLDALEKQMGKKLGQADDPLLVSVRSGAKFSMPGMMDTVLNIGLSDASVVGLAAQAGDERFAWDSYRRLIQMFGKTVLGVEGDLFEEALEAAKQAKGVTVDVDLDAADLKKLVKQFKKIVTRDAGRDFPQDPREQMDLAIKAVFDSWNTDRAKLYRRQERIPGDLGTAVNVCSMVFGNLGPDSGTGVAFTRDPASGHAGVYGDYLQNAQGEDVVAGIRNTVPLAELESIDKKSYDQLMQIMKTLETHYKDLCDIEFTIERGQLWMLQTRVGKRTAGAAFRIATQLVDQGLIDEAEALQRVTGAQLAQLMFPRFDEDAKTQLLGRGIAASPGAAVGKAVFDSYTAVKWSRSGEKVILIRRETNPDDLDGMIAAEGILTSRGGKTSHAAVVARGMGKTCVCGAEEIEVDTKRRRLTVGGTVVEEGDIVSVDGSTGKVYLGEVPVVPSPVVEYFEGRMHAGADDADELVAAVHRIMAYADRVRRLRVRANADNAEDALRARRFGAQGIGLCRTEHMFLGERREMVEKLILADTDEERETALAELLPLQKADFIELFESMDGLPVTVRLLDPPLHEFLPDITELSVRVALAESRKDANENDLRLLQAVHKLHEQNPMLGLRGVRLGLVIPGLFAMQVRAIAEAAAHRKNAKGDPRAEIMIPLVGTVQELEIVREEADQVIAEVEAATGTALKLTIGTMIELPRAALTAGQIAEAAQFFSFGTNDLTQTVWGFSRDDVEASFFTAYLEKGIFGVSPFETIDKDGVGSLVRSAVAAGRATRPDLKLGVCGEHGGDPESVHFFHEVGLDYVSCSPFRIPVARLEAGRAAAESKGSDSR; this is encoded by the coding sequence GTGTCGGAAAACAAAGATCCCCACGTATCCACCCCGGAGCTCCAGGGTCAGAAGTTCGTTTATGACTTCACCGAGGGCAACAAGGATCTGAAGGACCTGCTCGGCGGGAAGGGCGCCAACCTCGCCGAGATGACCAACCTCGGGCTGCCCGTCCCTCCGGGCTTCACCATCACCACCGAGGCGTGCAAGGTCTACCTCGACAGCGGCGAGGAGCCGAGGGCGCTGCGCGACGAGGTCAGTGCGCACCTCGACGCCCTCGAGAAGCAGATGGGCAAGAAGCTCGGCCAGGCCGACGACCCGCTGCTGGTCTCCGTCCGCTCCGGCGCGAAGTTCTCGATGCCCGGCATGATGGACACGGTTCTCAACATCGGCCTCTCCGACGCGTCCGTCGTCGGCCTCGCCGCCCAGGCCGGCGACGAGCGGTTCGCGTGGGACTCGTACCGCCGCCTCATCCAGATGTTCGGCAAGACCGTCCTCGGCGTCGAGGGCGACCTCTTCGAGGAGGCGCTGGAGGCCGCGAAGCAGGCCAAGGGCGTCACCGTCGACGTGGATCTCGATGCGGCCGACCTGAAGAAGCTGGTCAAGCAGTTCAAGAAGATCGTCACGCGGGACGCCGGACGCGACTTCCCGCAGGACCCGCGCGAGCAGATGGACCTGGCCATAAAGGCCGTCTTCGACTCGTGGAACACCGACCGGGCCAAGCTCTACCGCCGCCAGGAGCGCATCCCCGGCGACCTCGGCACGGCCGTCAACGTCTGTTCCATGGTCTTCGGCAACCTCGGCCCGGACTCCGGTACGGGGGTCGCGTTCACCCGCGACCCGGCCAGCGGCCACGCCGGCGTGTACGGCGACTACCTGCAGAACGCGCAGGGCGAGGACGTCGTCGCCGGTATCCGCAACACCGTCCCGCTCGCCGAGCTCGAGTCGATCGACAAGAAGTCGTACGACCAGCTGATGCAGATCATGAAGACGCTCGAGACGCACTACAAGGACCTGTGCGACATCGAGTTCACCATCGAGCGCGGCCAGCTGTGGATGCTCCAGACCCGGGTCGGCAAGCGCACGGCCGGTGCCGCCTTCCGGATCGCCACACAGCTGGTCGACCAGGGGCTCATCGACGAGGCCGAGGCGCTGCAGCGGGTGACCGGGGCGCAGCTGGCGCAGCTGATGTTCCCGCGCTTCGACGAGGACGCCAAGACGCAGCTGCTCGGCCGTGGCATCGCCGCGTCTCCGGGCGCCGCGGTCGGCAAGGCGGTCTTCGACTCGTACACCGCCGTCAAGTGGTCCCGCTCCGGCGAGAAGGTCATCCTGATCCGCCGGGAGACCAACCCCGACGACCTCGACGGCATGATCGCCGCCGAGGGCATCCTGACCTCCCGCGGCGGCAAGACCTCGCACGCCGCCGTCGTCGCCCGCGGTATGGGCAAGACGTGTGTCTGCGGCGCCGAGGAGATCGAGGTCGACACCAAGCGTCGTCGGCTGACCGTCGGCGGGACCGTCGTCGAGGAGGGCGACATCGTCTCCGTGGACGGCTCCACCGGCAAGGTGTACCTCGGTGAGGTCCCCGTCGTCCCGTCCCCGGTCGTCGAGTACTTCGAGGGCCGGATGCACGCGGGCGCCGACGACGCCGACGAACTGGTCGCCGCCGTGCACCGGATCATGGCGTACGCCGACCGCGTCCGCAGGCTGCGGGTGCGGGCCAACGCCGACAACGCCGAGGACGCTCTGCGGGCCCGCCGCTTCGGCGCCCAGGGCATCGGCCTGTGCCGCACCGAGCACATGTTCCTCGGCGAGCGCCGCGAGATGGTCGAGAAGCTGATCCTCGCGGACACGGACGAGGAGCGCGAGACCGCGCTTGCCGAGCTGCTTCCGCTGCAGAAGGCCGACTTCATCGAGCTGTTCGAGTCGATGGACGGACTGCCCGTCACCGTACGGCTGCTCGACCCGCCGTTGCACGAGTTCCTCCCGGACATCACCGAGCTGTCGGTACGCGTCGCGCTCGCCGAGTCCCGCAAGGACGCCAACGAGAACGACCTGCGTCTCCTGCAGGCCGTGCACAAGCTGCACGAGCAGAACCCGATGCTCGGTCTGCGCGGCGTACGACTCGGTCTGGTCATCCCCGGCCTGTTCGCGATGCAGGTCCGGGCGATCGCGGAGGCGGCCGCACACCGCAAGAACGCCAAGGGCGACCCGCGCGCCGAGATCATGATTCCGCTCGTCGGCACGGTCCAGGAGCTGGAGATCGTCCGCGAGGAGGCCGACCAGGTCATCGCCGAGGTCGAGGCGGCCACCGGCACCGCGCTGAAGCTGACCATCGGCACGATGATCGAGCTGCCGCGCGCCGCGCTGACCGCCGGTCAGATCGCCGAGGCCGCACAGTTCTTCTCCTTCGGTACGAACGACCTGACCCAGACCGTGTGGGGCTTCTCCCGGGACGACGTGGAGGCCTCGTTCTTCACCGCGTACCTGGAGAAGGGCATCTTCGGGGTGTCGCCGTTCGAGACGATCGACAAGGACGGTGTGGGCTCCCTGGTCCGCAGCGCGGTCGCGGCCGGCCGGGCCACCCGCCCGGACCTCAAGCTCGGCGTCTGCGGCGAGCACGGCGGCGACCCGGAGTCGGTGCACTTCTTCCACGAGGTGGGCCTCGACTACGTCTCCTGCTCGCCGTTCCGGATCCCGGTCGCGCGTCTGGAGGCGGGCAGGGCTGCCGCGGAGTCGAAGGGCAGCGACAGCCGCTGA
- a CDS encoding ArsR/SmtB family transcription factor produces the protein MLRIHVSGMDLSKVRMATRPDALWETILSFHRLRDRRASTVFGKWRTETRPRLNGETRLLAALVPPRGYFPDFLTPSREGSEPHGFDAGMEALRDTPAERLHAELGLLRADCREPGRPLSLGGRHGGGHGSGRGVRSGGVRPAGGRPGDGRPVPPVRLDALSEGRTEPLGRLITALRGYHRAAVEPYWPHIQASIEADRAVRGRALLDGGADELLASLPSMIRWRAPVLEADYPVDRELHLDGRGLLLQPSFFCRSTPVVYRNSKLTPVLVYPVTHSAAPVFAEPGPGPWLGRLLGNTRSTVLQAIGTGCTTSELARRAGVSLASASQHACVLREAGLVRTLRHGSSVLHTLTPLGGSLLRGGAPLALP, from the coding sequence GTGCTGCGTATCCATGTGTCCGGGATGGACCTTTCCAAGGTGCGGATGGCCACACGGCCGGACGCATTGTGGGAAACCATTCTGAGTTTTCACCGGCTGAGGGACCGGCGCGCTTCCACGGTGTTCGGGAAATGGCGCACGGAAACCCGGCCCCGGCTGAATGGTGAGACACGCCTGCTCGCAGCCCTCGTGCCACCCCGCGGCTATTTCCCGGACTTTCTGACGCCCTCCCGGGAAGGCAGTGAGCCGCACGGCTTCGATGCCGGAATGGAGGCGCTGCGCGACACCCCGGCCGAGCGGCTCCACGCCGAACTGGGCCTGCTGCGCGCCGACTGCCGTGAGCCCGGACGGCCGTTGTCGCTGGGCGGCCGGCACGGCGGCGGGCACGGCTCCGGGCGCGGGGTGCGGTCCGGCGGCGTACGGCCCGCGGGCGGGCGGCCGGGGGACGGACGGCCGGTGCCGCCCGTCCGGCTGGACGCGCTCTCCGAAGGGCGGACCGAACCTCTCGGGCGGCTCATCACCGCCCTGCGCGGCTACCACCGCGCCGCCGTCGAGCCGTACTGGCCGCACATCCAGGCCAGCATCGAGGCCGACCGGGCCGTCCGCGGCCGCGCCCTCCTCGACGGCGGCGCCGACGAACTCCTCGCCTCCCTCCCGTCCATGATCCGCTGGCGGGCCCCGGTGCTGGAGGCGGACTATCCCGTCGACCGTGAACTGCACCTGGACGGCCGGGGGTTACTGCTCCAGCCGTCGTTCTTCTGCCGCTCCACCCCGGTCGTCTACCGCAACTCGAAGCTCACACCCGTCCTCGTGTACCCGGTCACCCACTCCGCCGCCCCGGTCTTCGCCGAGCCCGGCCCGGGCCCCTGGCTCGGCAGGCTCCTGGGCAACACCCGGTCGACGGTCCTCCAGGCCATCGGCACGGGCTGCACGACCAGCGAGCTCGCCCGCCGGGCCGGGGTGTCCCTCGCCTCGGCCAGTCAGCATGCGTGCGTGTTGCGCGAGGCGGGGCTGGTACGCACCCTGCGGCACGGCAGCTCGGTCCTGCACACGCTCACCCCGCTGGGCGGCTCGCTCCTCAGGGGAGGCGCACCGCTCGCGCTCCCATGA